A genomic window from Nosocomiicoccus massiliensis includes:
- a CDS encoding ABC transporter substrate-binding protein yields the protein MKIKFGVLFVALMLTLLLSACGKSSEEVEEILKEDKVEETKDGLKIAISVDPDGLNPHRTTASSTFVITNNIYDTLVKVTEDGEIVPSLAASYEQSDDGKTLTFHLRDDVKFHDGEKFTAKDVAYSFERIRDDLGPRKDNYEYITEVSVIDDYTIEFKAEAPSATFISDFAYPWAAIVKDGAGDDLKKSPVGTGPYKLVNWTPQDKVVLEGVEHYNEGAIKHIEFKMMPDSTAQVTSFKKGDIDLIETTGDVAETLGDAKIVEIDNNSVQIMAMNLENEHLKDEKLRQAINMAVDKEELIKAVWWGYGKEIGSHYPPVLKGYVDTTDTYPYDVDKAKQLVKESGREGITLNMKLPTDYPNYVNAGQIIAEKLEAIGIHVKIETIEWGTWLTDVYGNRDYDLTVVGHTGRIEGYDLLEKYGSTRSDNYFNYKNAEVDELLSSIKVELDDDTRMDMYNRVQTILAEEVPALYIQAPTRIYAISEDLEGFTSYPIDVFELKDLKFKE from the coding sequence ATGAAAATAAAATTTGGTGTATTATTTGTAGCACTTATGCTTACGCTTTTGTTATCGGCTTGTGGAAAAAGTTCTGAGGAAGTCGAGGAAATATTAAAAGAAGATAAAGTTGAAGAAACGAAAGATGGACTTAAAATCGCAATATCTGTGGATCCAGATGGGTTAAATCCGCATCGAACAACTGCTAGTTCGACGTTTGTCATCACAAACAATATTTATGACACGTTAGTCAAAGTGACAGAAGACGGAGAAATCGTGCCAAGTTTGGCTGCATCTTATGAGCAGTCTGATGACGGAAAGACACTCACATTTCACTTGCGAGATGACGTTAAGTTCCATGATGGCGAAAAGTTCACAGCAAAAGACGTGGCTTATTCATTTGAACGCATCAGAGATGATTTAGGGCCAAGAAAAGATAACTATGAATACATAACAGAAGTCAGTGTAATTGACGATTATACGATAGAATTCAAAGCGGAAGCACCATCTGCAACATTTATAAGTGACTTTGCATACCCATGGGCAGCGATTGTTAAAGACGGTGCTGGAGATGACTTAAAGAAATCACCAGTAGGCACGGGACCATATAAGCTTGTGAACTGGACGCCTCAAGATAAGGTTGTTCTAGAAGGTGTCGAACACTATAACGAAGGTGCAATTAAACATATTGAGTTTAAGATGATGCCAGATTCAACTGCACAGGTAACAAGCTTCAAAAAGGGCGATATAGATTTAATCGAAACTACAGGGGATGTTGCAGAGACATTAGGTGATGCAAAAATCGTTGAAATCGACAATAACTCTGTACAGATCATGGCTATGAACTTAGAAAACGAGCATTTAAAAGATGAAAAACTGAGACAAGCAATCAATATGGCAGTTGACAAAGAAGAACTCATCAAAGCAGTGTGGTGGGGATATGGTAAAGAAATCGGCTCGCACTATCCCCCTGTTTTAAAAGGATATGTCGACACAACAGACACTTATCCGTATGATGTAGATAAAGCGAAACAACTCGTGAAAGAGTCAGGCAGAGAGGGCATCACATTGAATATGAAACTTCCAACAGACTATCCAAACTATGTGAATGCAGGACAGATTATTGCTGAAAAATTAGAGGCAATCGGAATTCATGTTAAAATAGAGACGATAGAATGGGGTACATGGTTAACAGATGTCTATGGTAACCGTGACTATGATCTCACAGTCGTTGGACACACAGGTCGTATCGAAGGTTATGATTTACTAGAGAAATATGGAAGCACGCGCTCGGATAACTACTTTAATTATAAAAATGCAGAAGTAGACGAACTTTTATCATCTATTAAAGTAGAATTAGATGATGATACACGTATGGACATGTATAACCGTGTCCAAACGATTCTAGCAGAAGAAGTTCCAGCATTGTATATTCAAGCGCCAACACGTATTTACGCGATCAGTGAAGACTTAGAAGGATTCACGTCATATCCAATCGATGTTTTTGAATTAAAAGATTTAAAATTTAAAGAGTAA
- a CDS encoding ABC transporter permease, translated as MKEIIRRITSSIVLIIVVSFITFFMLMMIPGDAVEISLGTEATPERVRELRAALGMDAAWYTQYFNWLTSAITGDFGVSFTYGETVTALLLSRLPVTLTLMVMSIVIAVPLALTIGVFAALKQNKTFDIIARTLMQIGDAMPQFFIALIFLVYIAAQFDVFPISGFKPFTESVYGGFMSLLLPALVLAFGMIATQIRIVRSSMLHSLKQDYMLMTRVSGMNPVFAIIKYPLRDALIAPLTVIGIQIAGLISGVIVVESIFSLPGVGRLLFSAVLKRDLFLILGLVSFIVTSVIIITLITDILYILLNKRMRRKES; from the coding sequence ATGAAAGAAATTATAAGACGCATTACGAGTAGCATAGTACTTATAATTGTCGTATCATTTATCACTTTTTTTATGTTGATGATGATACCTGGAGATGCGGTGGAAATTAGTCTCGGAACAGAAGCCACACCAGAACGTGTCAGAGAACTTCGAGCAGCTCTCGGGATGGATGCTGCTTGGTATACGCAATATTTTAACTGGTTGACCAGTGCGATAACTGGTGATTTTGGTGTGTCTTTTACATATGGTGAGACAGTGACAGCACTTCTATTAAGTAGGTTACCTGTTACGTTAACACTCATGGTGATGTCAATCGTAATTGCGGTGCCTTTAGCACTCACAATTGGTGTCTTTGCTGCATTAAAACAAAATAAGACGTTTGATATTATAGCGAGAACGCTCATGCAAATTGGTGACGCGATGCCACAGTTTTTTATTGCACTCATTTTTCTCGTTTACATCGCTGCACAGTTTGACGTGTTTCCGATATCTGGATTTAAACCATTTACGGAGAGTGTTTATGGTGGCTTTATGAGCTTACTACTGCCGGCACTTGTGCTCGCATTTGGTATGATTGCGACACAGATTAGGATCGTGAGAAGCTCGATGTTACATAGTTTAAAACAAGATTATATGCTCATGACCCGAGTGTCTGGAATGAATCCTGTTTTTGCAATCATTAAATATCCACTGCGTGATGCGTTGATTGCACCACTTACAGTTATTGGTATTCAAATTGCGGGGTTAATTTCAGGTGTGATTGTCGTAGAGAGTATTTTCAGTTTGCCTGGAGTTGGCCGACTGTTATTTAGTGCAGTCTTAAAACGAGATCTCTTCTTAATTTTAGGGCTCGTGAGCTTTATTGTGACTTCTGTCATAATCATTACGCTTATCACAGACATACTCTATATTCTCCTGAATAAGCGAATGAGGAGGAAAGAGTCATGA
- a CDS encoding ABC transporter permease, producing the protein MRKYVFILSVVLLLIPLSLGIVSFFYTPYPITEMDIDNRFSLMSKEHLLGTDQFGRDILSRLMVASRYALLLGTVSVTLGLCAGIFIGVISALSNKWISMIFLRFIDGMLAFPGIVLAMMFVVVFGDGLYSTLIAIAIFMIPIFARLTYSLIKEQQHALYIVAAKSMGLSTMRIVWRHYLPVILPRLVTQFSASIGSAILIESALSYLGLGVVPPNASFGLMLKEAQSFMLSYPYLILPSGILLVITVLGLNLMGDTLNDRLMKLGDTND; encoded by the coding sequence ATGAGAAAATATGTGTTTATATTGAGCGTAGTACTCTTACTCATTCCGTTATCGCTAGGAATAGTGTCATTTTTCTATACACCATATCCGATTACAGAGATGGATATTGATAATCGTTTTTCTTTGATGTCTAAAGAGCATCTACTCGGTACGGATCAGTTTGGTAGAGATATATTATCTAGGTTAATGGTTGCGTCACGCTATGCGTTACTTTTAGGAACGGTTTCAGTCACTTTAGGCTTATGTGCTGGGATTTTCATAGGTGTCATTTCTGCTTTATCAAATAAGTGGATCAGCATGATTTTCCTAAGGTTTATAGATGGGATGCTCGCATTCCCAGGTATCGTACTTGCTATGATGTTTGTGGTTGTATTTGGGGATGGACTTTACTCTACACTTATTGCAATCGCGATATTTATGATACCAATATTTGCTAGACTGACGTATTCACTCATTAAAGAACAACAACACGCACTCTATATAGTGGCGGCAAAAAGCATGGGACTATCGACAATGAGAATTGTGTGGAGACATTATCTCCCAGTCATTTTGCCTAGACTCGTAACACAATTCAGTGCAAGTATTGGATCTGCAATTTTAATAGAATCCGCGTTATCTTATTTAGGACTTGGTGTCGTTCCACCGAACGCGAGTTTTGGACTGATGTTAAAAGAAGCGCAGAGCTTTATGCTGAGCTATCCATATTTAATCTTGCCGTCAGGGATATTACTTGTGATTACTGTCCTTGGTCTGAACTTAATGGGAGATACGTTGAATGATCGACTCATGAAATTAGGTGATACTAATGATTGA
- a CDS encoding ABC transporter ATP-binding protein: protein MIDIKALEVRTNEGKRLVQPFDFYLKKREIVGVFGESGSGKTISTQAMFNLLPRSLVSHATLKMVEDKNIDDLKSSDYRKLIGLDVGYIPQNTTEFLHPLVKIKHQMLEGFVTHQCGTKREGLERATELLELVGLKNPKKILNGYVFELSGGMRQRVNIALSLMTKPRIIILDEPTTALDSITENEIMEFFKKLNQEEGVSLILITHNMKLIEKYTDRAYVFYKGEMVETNDTKTLFKHPTHPHTKALVQVSREEDVR from the coding sequence ATGATTGATATAAAGGCACTCGAAGTGCGCACAAATGAAGGAAAGAGACTCGTACAGCCATTTGATTTCTATCTTAAAAAGAGAGAAATTGTAGGGGTATTTGGGGAATCAGGTTCAGGGAAAACAATATCGACACAAGCGATGTTTAACTTGCTTCCGAGATCACTCGTGTCACATGCTACGCTAAAAATGGTAGAAGATAAAAACATAGATGACCTTAAGTCGAGCGATTACCGAAAACTCATCGGACTTGATGTTGGATATATTCCACAAAATACAACGGAATTTTTACATCCGTTAGTAAAAATTAAGCACCAGATGTTAGAGGGTTTCGTGACGCATCAGTGTGGCACTAAACGTGAAGGATTAGAACGTGCGACGGAATTGTTAGAACTTGTGGGGCTTAAAAATCCTAAAAAAATCTTGAACGGATACGTGTTCGAACTTTCTGGTGGAATGCGCCAACGCGTCAATATCGCACTCTCCCTAATGACGAAGCCACGTATAATTATTTTAGATGAGCCGACGACTGCTCTAGATAGCATCACGGAAAACGAGATAATGGAGTTTTTTAAAAAACTGAATCAAGAAGAAGGCGTGTCGCTCATTTTAATCACACATAACATGAAACTGATAGAGAAGTACACGGACCGTGCGTATGTTTTCTATAAGGGAGAAATGGTAGAGACGAATGATACAAAGACGCTATTTAAGCATCCAACGCATCCGCATACAAAAGCACTCGTCCAAGTATCGAGAGAGGAGGACGTGAGATGA